One part of the Halodesulfovibrio sp. MK-HDV genome encodes these proteins:
- a CDS encoding chloride channel protein, with protein MLGPFKRVWQEYLRVYNSATYVRMLVLGILVGIFAGLVAILFRLGLDYSQDFIQNDLAGLSAHGSNGEYRPWVIPVALVTVAFITGFLVNKFLPDSIDGVTDGTDAMIKAFHQNKGEIKPKAPIIKGITSILTIAAGGSAGQEGPVSQLGAGLGCWFAHKFGLSTKERRILMLTGAAGGLGAIFLAPLGGAMTAIEVIYKEDFESEAIVSAVTSSVVAYSLFFMAFGSKPMFDIPEFHFNDVRELFFYAILSAACALAGWIYVRSFHFLKYSVFDKIRQRVGIMWAMVAGGLLMGVYGMFYPEVLSSGHHGLEQAINGNLPVLTMLVLLFGKTLATSLTLGSGLSGGMFAPALFVGGMTGGVVGFTANSFYPNIVTQPGGYVLVGMATFFAGVANAPIGPLIMVCELSQGYGLLAPLMLSGAICVVISRKVSLYENQVENKFESPAHIVDSTVNILENLHVREFFQRGRVTILEESITLKALTNIITNTNEFFFPVKNVGGEITGILSINDVRNILYEESLFDLVVVGDLARKGVTLQEDDDLYTALVKFVDSDLGQIPVVQENNPHEILGLINRADVFRAYKNHLYTIHENER; from the coding sequence ATGCTCGGTCCCTTTAAGAGAGTTTGGCAAGAATACCTGCGTGTGTACAACAGCGCTACATACGTCCGTATGCTGGTACTCGGCATACTTGTTGGTATTTTTGCCGGTTTAGTTGCAATTTTATTTCGCCTTGGGCTCGATTATTCTCAAGATTTTATCCAAAACGACCTCGCCGGACTTTCTGCACATGGAAGCAATGGTGAGTATCGTCCGTGGGTAATCCCTGTAGCACTTGTTACCGTCGCTTTTATTACCGGCTTTCTCGTAAACAAATTTTTGCCGGATTCCATTGATGGTGTAACTGACGGTACAGATGCCATGATCAAGGCATTTCACCAGAATAAGGGTGAAATTAAGCCTAAGGCTCCAATCATAAAAGGTATTACCTCTATCCTGACTATTGCCGCGGGTGGTTCCGCAGGTCAGGAAGGGCCAGTTTCCCAGCTTGGTGCTGGACTTGGCTGTTGGTTTGCCCACAAATTTGGTCTTTCCACCAAAGAACGCCGCATCCTGATGCTTACCGGTGCTGCCGGTGGTCTCGGTGCTATCTTCCTTGCTCCGCTTGGCGGCGCGATGACTGCTATTGAAGTTATCTACAAAGAAGATTTTGAATCAGAAGCTATCGTTTCTGCGGTTACATCTTCAGTTGTGGCATACTCTCTGTTCTTTATGGCATTTGGTTCAAAGCCAATGTTCGATATTCCAGAATTCCACTTCAATGATGTGCGTGAACTCTTCTTTTACGCGATTCTTTCTGCAGCATGTGCGCTGGCTGGTTGGATTTATGTCCGCAGTTTCCACTTTCTTAAGTACTCCGTATTTGACAAAATTCGTCAGCGTGTTGGCATCATGTGGGCTATGGTCGCAGGTGGCCTTCTCATGGGTGTATACGGCATGTTCTACCCAGAAGTGCTTTCAAGCGGTCATCATGGCTTAGAACAAGCAATTAATGGCAATTTGCCAGTACTCACAATGCTTGTGTTGCTCTTTGGTAAAACCCTAGCAACTTCACTCACTCTCGGCTCCGGCCTCAGTGGCGGTATGTTTGCTCCTGCACTTTTTGTAGGTGGTATGACAGGTGGCGTTGTCGGTTTTACTGCAAATAGCTTCTACCCGAACATTGTCACCCAGCCGGGTGGTTACGTTCTTGTTGGTATGGCAACGTTTTTTGCTGGTGTTGCGAATGCTCCAATTGGTCCACTGATCATGGTTTGTGAGCTGTCGCAGGGTTACGGACTTCTTGCTCCGCTTATGCTTTCCGGTGCTATCTGTGTTGTTATCAGCCGTAAAGTTTCTCTTTACGAGAATCAGGTTGAGAACAAATTTGAATCTCCTGCACATATTGTTGACTCTACCGTCAACATTCTTGAAAATTTGCATGTAAGAGAGTTCTTCCAGCGTGGACGCGTAACTATTTTGGAAGAATCCATTACGCTTAAGGCGCTTACGAACATTATTACCAATACTAACGAGTTCTTTTTCCCTGTCAAAAACGTTGGGGGAGAAATTACAGGCATTTTGTCCATCAACGATGTGCGAAACATTCTTTACGAAGAAAGTTTGTTCGACCTCGTTGTCGTAGGTGATCTTGCCCGTAAAGGCGTTACCCTGCAGGAAGACGATGATCTGTATACTGCGCTCGTTAAGTTTGTAGATTCCGATCTCGGCCAAATCCCTGTTGTGCAGGAAAATAACCCGCACGAAATTCTCGGCCTGATTAACAGGGCTGATGTCTTTAGAGCATACAAAAACCACTTGTATACTATTCACGAAAACGAACGCTAG
- a CDS encoding bifunctional riboflavin kinase/FAD synthetase, whose translation MQIARSIQEISVDLSQGCCVTIGNFDGVHNGHRKLINRTKEKAASMGVPSVVVTFCPHPLKVLAGSHAPALITDYEKKLDLLEKIDVDLVVLLEFTRDLAALEPEEFVKTILVDELNMKELVVGYDYAFGKGRKGNFELLSALGEDLGYGIERLQPVMINDAIVSSTRIRDLIKAGKVWDVRPLMDRFYVIRGIVIHGMDRGGKLLGFPTANMRVRDELHPKSGVYATWAELDGKVYQAVTNIGYNPTFGNDEISVETFILDFDADIYGWELRLNFVARMRDERKFNGLDELIKQITSDVSLARQLLDAPEARL comes from the coding sequence ATGCAAATAGCACGAAGTATACAGGAAATTTCAGTAGATCTTTCCCAAGGTTGTTGCGTTACTATCGGAAACTTCGATGGAGTGCACAACGGTCACAGAAAGTTAATTAACCGCACTAAAGAAAAGGCGGCGTCTATGGGCGTGCCTAGTGTTGTTGTTACCTTTTGCCCGCATCCACTTAAGGTGCTTGCCGGTTCGCATGCCCCTGCTCTCATTACAGACTACGAAAAAAAGTTAGATCTGTTAGAAAAAATAGACGTAGACCTTGTGGTTCTGCTCGAATTTACACGAGACCTGGCTGCACTTGAACCTGAAGAGTTTGTAAAAACTATCCTTGTTGATGAGCTTAATATGAAAGAGCTTGTTGTTGGATACGATTACGCCTTCGGTAAAGGTCGTAAAGGCAATTTTGAGCTTCTCTCCGCACTGGGAGAAGATTTAGGATATGGCATTGAACGCCTTCAGCCCGTAATGATTAACGATGCCATCGTTAGTTCCACCCGTATCCGTGACCTCATTAAGGCCGGTAAGGTTTGGGACGTAAGACCTCTTATGGATCGCTTTTACGTTATTCGTGGTATAGTTATCCATGGTATGGATCGCGGCGGCAAATTATTAGGGTTCCCGACCGCAAATATGCGCGTACGTGACGAATTACATCCGAAATCGGGTGTATACGCCACATGGGCAGAATTAGACGGCAAGGTATATCAGGCTGTAACTAATATTGGTTATAACCCTACCTTCGGTAACGATGAGATCAGCGTTGAAACGTTTATTCTTGATTTTGATGCAGACATCTACGGATGGGAACTGCGTTTGAATTTTGTTGCGCGTATGCGTGATGAGAGAAAATTCAACGGACTGGATGAACTCATTAAACAGATTACCAGTGACGTTTCTTTAGCACGACAACTGCTCGACGCACCAGAAGCACGCCTGTAG
- a CDS encoding peptidoglycan DD-metalloendopeptidase family protein: MSIQQKINVKKVCLLVVAVVLVVATAYLSLTPSQNEQTAQNEIESTTPVATSEVTPEALVASATQVQAKPEPAPIPQPVVDVFSGKIGKGATASTILNKWLSKADVYQLASATDKAFRLTKLRRGRPYRVVTTDGEFTRFEYEIDNDQYLSVAKTEDGFAAERKDIKYDVITERVYGVITSSLYEALTATGEKASLAVRIGDIFGWEIDFIRDIRKNDNFTVVVEKRFREGKFQGYGDILAARFVNQGNEHEGYYMKDKDGFTQYYTAEGKNLRRAFLKAPLKFTRISSKYTNRRLHPILKTYRPHHGVDYAAPRGTPVSAIGNGKVIKVARSRGAGKYVKIRHSNGYESAYLHLNRFAKGMRVGKKVKQGQTIAYVGSTGLSTGPHLDFRMRKNGKYINPTRATNPRAPKATKAQIVILKEKAKLLNPSKTAQTPKLVVENAA; this comes from the coding sequence ATGTCTATTCAGCAGAAAATAAATGTAAAAAAAGTATGCTTGCTTGTTGTTGCAGTCGTTTTAGTCGTTGCAACAGCCTATCTATCATTAACACCATCGCAAAATGAACAGACCGCTCAGAACGAAATCGAAAGCACCACTCCTGTCGCAACTTCTGAGGTAACACCGGAAGCACTAGTGGCTTCAGCGACACAGGTTCAGGCCAAGCCGGAACCGGCGCCAATTCCACAGCCTGTAGTGGATGTGTTCAGCGGGAAAATTGGAAAAGGCGCAACAGCCTCTACCATTCTGAACAAATGGCTTTCCAAAGCGGACGTGTATCAGCTTGCATCTGCAACTGATAAAGCATTCCGTCTCACCAAGCTTCGTCGAGGACGTCCATATAGAGTCGTTACCACCGACGGAGAATTCACAAGATTTGAATACGAGATCGATAACGATCAATACCTTTCTGTAGCAAAAACTGAAGACGGCTTTGCGGCTGAACGCAAAGACATTAAATACGACGTCATCACTGAACGAGTTTACGGCGTAATTACGTCCAGCTTGTATGAGGCATTAACTGCCACTGGTGAAAAAGCATCACTTGCTGTTCGTATTGGTGACATCTTCGGTTGGGAAATCGACTTTATCCGCGATATTCGCAAAAACGATAACTTTACAGTTGTTGTGGAAAAACGATTCCGTGAGGGAAAATTCCAAGGCTACGGCGACATCCTTGCTGCCCGATTTGTGAATCAGGGTAACGAGCATGAAGGGTATTACATGAAAGATAAGGATGGCTTTACGCAGTACTATACTGCTGAAGGCAAAAACTTGCGTCGTGCGTTCTTAAAAGCACCACTCAAGTTTACCCGTATTTCTTCCAAGTATACCAACAGACGCCTGCACCCAATCCTCAAGACATACCGACCGCACCACGGAGTTGATTACGCTGCCCCGCGCGGTACACCTGTTTCCGCTATTGGTAACGGTAAAGTTATCAAAGTTGCTCGTAGCAGAGGGGCTGGTAAGTATGTAAAAATTCGCCACAGCAACGGGTATGAGTCTGCTTACTTACACCTGAACCGCTTCGCCAAAGGCATGAGAGTCGGTAAAAAGGTTAAACAGGGACAGACTATCGCTTACGTTGGTTCAACGGGACTTTCTACCGGGCCACATCTTGATTTCCGTATGAGAAAGAACGGCAAGTACATCAACCCTACTAGAGCAACCAACCCGCGTGCACCAAAGGCTACCAAAGCTCAAATTGTTATTCTGAAAGAAAAAGCCAAATTGCTGAATCCAAGCAAGACAGCTCAGACACCTAAGCTGGTCGTCGAAAACGCTGCGTAG
- a CDS encoding disulfide bond formation protein B gives MHPELARKINLVLLLMVAVVMCGSLSVQFIVGDLPCPLCILQRYAMLGLAMGPLLNLRFGIRPRHLSVTLMFALFGIAVSVRQVLLHIIPGSGNYGAPVFGMHLYTWSSLIFFIALVVTALLLLIEDAWSPLDTPPYNDKIVHIGFGFMILITLPLVLATFLECGWRCPDNPVDYMLLKP, from the coding sequence ATGCATCCAGAACTCGCGCGCAAGATCAATTTAGTCCTGTTACTGATGGTCGCCGTTGTCATGTGCGGCTCTCTTTCCGTTCAGTTCATAGTTGGCGATCTGCCATGTCCGCTGTGTATTCTTCAGCGCTATGCAATGCTCGGATTGGCAATGGGGCCGCTTCTTAATTTACGGTTTGGAATCAGACCACGCCATCTATCCGTTACTCTCATGTTTGCCTTGTTCGGCATTGCTGTAAGCGTACGGCAGGTTCTTTTGCATATCATTCCCGGCTCAGGAAATTATGGAGCCCCCGTTTTCGGTATGCATCTGTATACATGGTCATCCCTCATCTTCTTCATTGCGCTTGTTGTAACTGCACTATTGTTACTTATAGAAGATGCATGGTCACCGCTTGATACTCCGCCGTATAACGACAAGATCGTCCATATTGGTTTCGGGTTTATGATTCTGATCACCTTACCGCTTGTTCTAGCTACTTTTTTGGAATGCGGTTGGCGGTGTCCGGACAATCCTGTGGACTACATGCTTCTTAAACCGTAA
- a CDS encoding DUF5993 family protein, with translation MSTILFLLLILAMCIGWYGHRMGAIYVTISSIILAIIWFMTHATDSLNINL, from the coding sequence ATGAGTACTATTCTATTTTTATTACTAATATTGGCAATGTGTATTGGGTGGTATGGGCATCGGATGGGCGCGATCTACGTTACTATTTCTTCAATCATTCTCGCGATCATTTGGTTTATGACTCACGCTACAGATTCGTTAAACATTAACCTGTAG
- a CDS encoding MFS transporter has protein sequence MTKTKTVSPAAATFIVAAVQFLTPFMMSAVGVALPAIGKEFSAGAFQLGLVEMAYILAGGILMLPAGRFADIHGRKKVFLTGLSVFICATFFIALAPTMESLILLRFVQGAGSALVATTSIAIISSVVPPEVRGKAMGIVAASVYMGLSASPTITGFIIQYADWRWIFWGALPLQLAALWLTFTRLHGEWFGAKGAPFDWAGSIMYAAAICMAMTGVTHMRAGGIFPVLFVAGVIGLCGFIFWESKAKHPILNVPLLKQNRTFSLSSIVLLMNYAASFGVTFFFSLYLQQIKGVSPQYAGMILVIQPVIMAVLSPFAGALSDKINPGKLVIIGLSLCTVALGICATVTAATSIGTLMVILVLLGLGFSFFSSPNLTVIMNCVEPRHYGVAASLSATMRTLGMLTAMSSISFILSMFMGSKSVSAAPEAFISSMQTGFAIFTVISAIGVACSFASLSAQKDSAMYNTTPKSTDA, from the coding sequence ATGACCAAAACTAAAACAGTATCACCAGCGGCAGCAACGTTCATCGTTGCTGCCGTACAGTTTTTGACACCATTTATGATGTCGGCTGTAGGTGTAGCTTTGCCTGCAATAGGCAAAGAATTTTCAGCTGGAGCATTTCAGCTTGGCCTTGTTGAGATGGCGTACATTCTGGCTGGTGGTATTTTAATGCTGCCTGCAGGACGCTTTGCAGACATTCATGGTCGAAAAAAAGTTTTTTTGACCGGACTTTCAGTATTCATTTGCGCAACATTTTTCATTGCGCTGGCACCGACTATGGAATCGCTGATTCTTTTGCGTTTCGTACAGGGTGCAGGCTCTGCGCTTGTTGCAACGACTAGTATTGCCATTATTTCGTCTGTTGTTCCGCCTGAAGTGCGGGGAAAGGCGATGGGGATTGTGGCAGCATCAGTGTATATGGGACTTTCTGCGAGCCCTACGATTACGGGTTTTATTATCCAATATGCTGACTGGCGTTGGATTTTCTGGGGTGCTCTGCCGCTTCAGCTTGCTGCGTTGTGGCTTACTTTTACTCGTTTGCACGGGGAATGGTTTGGCGCAAAAGGTGCTCCGTTCGATTGGGCGGGCAGCATCATGTATGCGGCAGCAATTTGCATGGCGATGACAGGCGTCACTCATATGCGAGCGGGTGGGATTTTCCCTGTTCTGTTCGTAGCCGGAGTCATCGGGCTTTGCGGATTCATTTTTTGGGAATCAAAAGCAAAGCATCCTATCCTCAATGTTCCGCTCTTGAAGCAGAATCGTACATTTTCTTTAAGCAGTATTGTTTTGCTTATGAACTACGCAGCTTCATTTGGCGTAACGTTCTTTTTCAGTTTGTATTTGCAGCAGATTAAAGGTGTCTCTCCACAGTATGCGGGTATGATTCTTGTGATTCAGCCCGTGATTATGGCTGTATTGTCACCTTTTGCCGGAGCTCTTTCAGATAAGATTAATCCTGGAAAATTAGTGATTATCGGACTCTCGCTTTGTACTGTTGCACTTGGCATTTGCGCCACAGTTACGGCGGCTACAAGCATCGGAACTCTGATGGTCATTTTGGTATTACTCGGGCTTGGTTTCTCATTCTTCTCATCACCGAACCTTACAGTAATTATGAATTGTGTGGAGCCAAGGCACTACGGCGTTGCCGCAAGTCTTTCCGCCACAATGCGTACCCTCGGTATGCTTACAGCAATGTCTTCCATTTCATTTATTCTAAGCATGTTTATGGGTAGTAAATCTGTTTCTGCCGCTCCAGAAGCGTTTATTTCATCCATGCAAACAGGCTTTGCTATCTTTACTGTTATCAGCGCAATCGGCGTTGCGTGTTCCTTTGCCAGTCTTTCTGCGCAGAAGGATTCAGCTATGTACAACACCACACCCAAGAGTACAGACGCTTAA
- a CDS encoding MarR family winged helix-turn-helix transcriptional regulator, with protein sequence MNRFQDEQFPLGYAVAMTNRMQAAKAKEKISQYGITYGQVPFLMEILHNKEPMTQDALSKSLFIDPAATARAVEQLELKGFVKRKVNPKNRRQKLVSATDKANWIKGELRSSLREATHEVLAPLTTEEQKILADLLAKICEHGLTA encoded by the coding sequence ATGAACCGCTTTCAAGATGAACAGTTTCCATTGGGATATGCAGTGGCGATGACCAATCGCATGCAGGCTGCAAAGGCCAAAGAGAAAATTTCTCAGTACGGCATTACCTATGGGCAGGTACCATTTTTAATGGAAATTCTGCACAACAAAGAGCCGATGACGCAGGATGCATTATCTAAATCCCTTTTCATTGACCCTGCAGCGACTGCTCGCGCTGTAGAACAATTGGAACTTAAAGGGTTTGTTAAGCGAAAAGTTAACCCTAAAAACCGAAGACAGAAGCTCGTTTCCGCTACAGATAAAGCGAACTGGATTAAAGGCGAGCTTCGATCATCGTTACGAGAAGCAACGCACGAAGTGCTCGCGCCGTTGACCACGGAAGAGCAGAAGATACTTGCAGATCTTTTAGCAAAGATCTGTGAACACGGCCTTACTGCATAA
- the hemW gene encoding radical SAM family heme chaperone HemW: MLLYLHVPFCRSKCGYCAFHSQVPDENAVQVYLDALMREIALWGDRLGNVPVETIFFGGGTPSILPSKAIGTILNRLAKTFAINNGAEISMEANPESAVRDTFLHDVRSSGINRLSLGIQSLNRDLLHTLGRPHSAKQAIQAVELARQSGFGNINVDFIWGLPGQRIKHWLEELKEIAKLGPDHLSCYSLTIEENTPFELAHDDGNLELPSDDDQSKMFLYGSDFLELQGYAHYEISNFARMGFQCRHNLGYWEGADYLGLGPSAVSTINSQRWGNTKDLAAYAEQATSGQLGDNAETLTPHERMQELIMLRLRTARGLRLAAYKELTGRSFMEDFRPMITALHQHRLVKIRNGYLNLTKRGMLVSNTIIENLFEAMDRI, translated from the coding sequence ATGTTGCTATACCTACATGTCCCTTTCTGCCGCAGTAAATGCGGCTACTGTGCGTTTCATTCTCAAGTACCGGATGAGAACGCTGTACAGGTGTATCTGGATGCATTGATGCGCGAAATCGCCCTCTGGGGTGACAGGCTCGGCAATGTTCCGGTGGAAACCATCTTTTTTGGTGGCGGCACGCCTTCCATACTCCCTTCCAAAGCCATAGGCACAATCCTCAACAGACTTGCCAAAACCTTTGCCATCAATAACGGGGCAGAGATCAGCATGGAAGCGAATCCCGAATCAGCAGTTCGGGACACTTTCCTACACGATGTTCGCAGCTCCGGCATTAACAGGCTCAGCCTCGGCATTCAGAGTCTGAACCGCGACTTGCTGCACACCTTAGGCAGGCCGCACTCCGCCAAACAGGCAATTCAAGCCGTTGAACTTGCCCGCCAAAGCGGATTCGGCAACATAAACGTAGATTTCATCTGGGGATTACCGGGACAGCGCATCAAACACTGGCTCGAAGAACTGAAAGAAATTGCGAAGCTGGGACCGGATCATCTCTCCTGTTACAGCCTCACAATCGAAGAAAACACGCCATTCGAACTTGCTCACGACGACGGAAATCTTGAACTGCCATCTGACGACGATCAGAGTAAAATGTTTCTGTACGGATCAGATTTCTTAGAGCTTCAAGGCTATGCACACTACGAAATTTCCAATTTCGCGCGCATGGGCTTTCAGTGCCGTCACAACCTCGGCTACTGGGAAGGCGCAGACTATCTGGGACTCGGGCCTTCAGCCGTCTCAACAATAAATAGCCAGCGATGGGGAAACACAAAAGACCTCGCAGCCTACGCAGAACAAGCCACAAGCGGTCAACTCGGCGACAACGCAGAGACTCTGACACCGCATGAACGTATGCAGGAACTCATCATGCTGCGCCTGCGAACAGCACGCGGACTACGCCTTGCTGCTTACAAAGAGCTCACTGGCAGAAGTTTTATGGAAGATTTTCGGCCTATGATTACAGCGTTGCACCAGCACCGTTTAGTTAAAATTCGTAATGGTTATTTGAACCTTACGAAACGCGGCATGTTGGTCTCCAACACCATCATTGAGAACCTGTTCGAAGCTATGGACCGCATCTAG
- a CDS encoding zinc dependent phospholipase C family protein gives MKKCLVLAAIAAFAFVLLPEPAYAWGPGVHISIAEWLLSNLTLLPASVAHTIASHKDAFKYGALSADIFIGKGSTVVPGHSHNWETGFTLLENVQSPKLRSYAFGYLSHLAADVVAHNNYVPSLMSGAPTSGKLGHVYIEAQADRMVRWNSNSVRGLFKISCTDHDCELLAATNKTKSGFAFRKQVFRSSVALCGAYPWKSSLKLIHHTMPGAADRKYLQSMIDASARSVINILSLHDKSAVIGVDPIGAVALANSKGLCAGAPIIPRRNPFPLVFPLDKRVSTLPKLQVSHRILL, from the coding sequence ATGAAAAAATGTTTGGTACTGGCGGCAATCGCTGCCTTTGCTTTTGTTTTGCTTCCTGAACCTGCGTACGCGTGGGGGCCGGGAGTTCATATTTCTATAGCTGAATGGCTTCTTTCCAACCTTACTCTTCTTCCTGCATCAGTCGCACACACCATCGCATCACACAAAGACGCATTTAAATACGGCGCACTTTCCGCTGACATATTCATCGGAAAAGGCAGCACAGTCGTTCCCGGTCACAGTCACAACTGGGAGACAGGCTTTACGCTTCTGGAAAATGTTCAAAGTCCCAAACTGCGTTCATACGCCTTCGGGTACCTTTCGCATCTTGCAGCAGACGTCGTAGCACACAACAACTACGTTCCAAGCCTCATGTCAGGAGCACCAACCTCCGGCAAACTCGGACACGTATACATCGAAGCACAAGCAGACCGCATGGTTCGCTGGAACAGCAACAGTGTACGTGGCTTATTTAAAATTTCCTGCACCGATCATGATTGTGAGCTGCTCGCAGCCACAAACAAAACGAAAAGTGGTTTTGCTTTCCGTAAACAAGTGTTCCGCAGCAGCGTAGCCCTATGCGGCGCGTACCCGTGGAAGAGTTCGCTCAAGCTTATTCATCACACAATGCCCGGAGCAGCAGACCGCAAATACTTACAGTCCATGATCGATGCCAGTGCCCGGTCAGTAATCAACATCCTTTCGCTGCACGACAAGTCAGCCGTTATAGGTGTAGATCCAATCGGAGCAGTCGCGCTAGCGAACTCAAAAGGACTTTGTGCAGGGGCACCAATCATCCCCAGACGCAACCCTTTTCCGCTCGTTTTCCCGTTAGACAAACGGGTATCAACCTTGCCTAAGCTACAAGTTTCGCATCGCATCTTGCTTTAA
- a CDS encoding class I fructose-bisphosphate aldolase, which produces MIGMYRRRERLLSTENKSKPVIVSFEQSRMDGGFTSSVSASACVEAISKHPLNSLLVSSGFARTFGLTFPATLPLVVQLSTASKHAVPSWNRTVVCSVLEALRAGADAVALQLTIGNEFEEKMLQDFGAVSEEAHSYGLPVILSIFAKGERIVQEYDRALIADSISLGSELGADIIAVPYSGHEESFAQAVDESSAPVLLMGTHGATNFDSYCKSVEEGLACGAEGVIVPFQILPPEEQTAGLERIQSVATLPEESQKEDV; this is translated from the coding sequence ATGATTGGTATGTATCGTAGAAGAGAGCGTCTGCTTTCAACAGAAAACAAATCAAAACCTGTTATTGTTTCTTTTGAACAGTCCCGAATGGACGGCGGCTTCACTTCATCTGTCTCTGCGTCTGCCTGCGTGGAGGCTATCAGCAAGCATCCTCTCAATTCGCTTCTTGTTTCCAGCGGTTTTGCCCGAACATTCGGCTTAACTTTTCCTGCAACACTTCCGCTGGTCGTTCAGCTTTCTACAGCTAGCAAACATGCCGTGCCGTCTTGGAACCGCACCGTTGTTTGTTCTGTGCTTGAAGCACTTCGCGCCGGAGCTGATGCCGTTGCGTTGCAACTTACCATAGGCAACGAGTTCGAAGAGAAGATGCTTCAGGACTTTGGTGCTGTCAGCGAAGAGGCTCATTCGTATGGATTGCCAGTCATTCTTTCAATTTTTGCAAAGGGCGAGCGCATTGTTCAAGAATACGATCGTGCACTCATTGCAGATTCGATAAGTTTGGGCAGCGAACTTGGCGCTGATATTATTGCTGTGCCTTACTCTGGCCATGAAGAAAGCTTTGCTCAAGCTGTTGATGAATCCTCAGCACCAGTTCTCCTTATGGGAACACACGGTGCTACAAACTTCGATAGCTATTGCAAGTCCGTCGAAGAAGGGCTTGCATGCGGCGCAGAGGGCGTAATTGTTCCGTTCCAGATTCTCCCTCCAGAAGAGCAAACAGCAGGCTTAGAACGCATCCAGAGCGTAGCAACGCTCCCTGAGGAATCTCAGAAAGAAGATGTTTAA
- a CDS encoding tRNA1(Val) (adenine(37)-N6)-methyltransferase has protein sequence MSDKNDTEKAREYFPRGLFQPEGTFRFSMDALLLARFAGATKYRTAVDLGTGCGVIGLTMLLDNERLAVTGVELQPLLLDAANQNAKSLGVAERFSSVLADVGAIRQSGLGAESADVVVSNPPYRRQNQGRHAATQERTCALFETEGALAAFVQTASFLVKNKGSFCCIFPSERLEELMSACSQNKLTPKRLKFVHSKADQNSTLVLLEARKNCNCGVAVEAPLVMYSGTGDNTALTDGALAYCPYLECNARGR, from the coding sequence ATGAGCGATAAGAACGACACAGAAAAGGCGCGAGAATATTTTCCGCGTGGTCTTTTCCAGCCGGAGGGAACGTTTCGGTTCTCGATGGACGCTTTGCTGCTGGCGAGGTTTGCAGGTGCGACGAAATATCGCACGGCTGTTGACCTTGGCACGGGGTGTGGCGTTATTGGCCTGACAATGCTGCTTGATAACGAGCGGCTTGCTGTGACGGGAGTAGAATTGCAACCGTTGCTGCTTGATGCTGCGAATCAGAATGCGAAGTCTTTGGGCGTTGCGGAACGTTTCAGTAGTGTTTTGGCAGACGTGGGCGCGATTCGTCAGAGCGGGCTTGGTGCTGAAAGTGCAGATGTTGTAGTTTCTAATCCACCGTACCGTAGACAGAATCAAGGGCGTCATGCTGCAACTCAGGAGCGGACGTGCGCTTTGTTCGAAACAGAGGGCGCGCTTGCTGCATTTGTGCAAACAGCGTCTTTTCTGGTAAAGAATAAAGGATCGTTTTGTTGTATTTTTCCTTCGGAGCGTCTCGAAGAACTTATGAGTGCTTGTTCACAGAATAAGCTGACACCTAAGCGCCTTAAATTTGTTCACAGCAAGGCAGATCAAAATAGTACGCTGGTATTGCTTGAAGCCCGAAAAAATTGTAATTGCGGTGTTGCTGTTGAAGCCCCGCTTGTTATGTACAGTGGAACGGGTGACAACACAGCCCTTACGGACGGGGCACTGGCGTATTGTCCGTATCTGGAATGTAATGCACGCGGGCGATAG